Proteins found in one Vallitalea okinawensis genomic segment:
- a CDS encoding ATP synthase subunit c family protein — MNCGYLKGLSALGAGLTMVVGIGVGEGMGLATAAAVEGIARQPEAFDTIMDGLVLGNNITLIPLIAAFLIALCLIRLAKASNCYVNCDTGLDCGINIGLASLGSGISVIGGIGAAKGIGIATAAAIEGIARQPEATEKIIEALIIGNLYALISVLASFIVAIMLIRIAQSKVIQ, encoded by the coding sequence GGTAGTGGGCATTGGAGTAGGAGAAGGTATGGGATTAGCAACTGCAGCTGCAGTTGAAGGTATTGCAAGACAACCCGAAGCTTTTGATACAATCATGGATGGGTTAGTACTAGGCAATAATATTACTCTCATTCCATTAATTGCAGCTTTCTTAATAGCTCTTTGTCTTATACGTTTAGCAAAGGCTAGTAACTGTTATGTTAATTGTGATACCGGTTTAGATTGTGGCATTAATATTGGACTAGCTTCTTTAGGTTCAGGTATTTCGGTTATAGGTGGGATAGGTGCTGCAAAAGGCATAGGTATTGCTACTGCAGCCGCAATTGAAGGTATTGCACGACAACCCGAAGCTACTGAAAAGATAATTGAAGCACTTATAATCGGGAACTTATATGCTTTAATATCTGTATTAGCTTCATTTATTGTAGCCATAATGTTAATAAGGATTGCTCAGAGTAAAGTTATTCAATGA
- a CDS encoding YetF domain-containing protein codes for MTRNLNLPITLREYLPSEIIVDGRVVSKNLREFNLSEEWLECQLRLYGIESKEKVIYAELQSDGSLYVNKK; via the coding sequence ATGACACGAAATTTAAATCTCCCTATAACTCTACGTGAGTATTTGCCTTCTGAAATTATTGTAGATGGTAGAGTTGTAAGTAAAAATTTAAGGGAGTTTAATCTTAGTGAAGAATGGCTAGAATGTCAACTTAGGTTATATGGAATAGAATCAAAAGAAAAAGTAATATATGCAGAATTGCAAAGTGATGGATCTCTGTATGTTAATAAAAAATAA
- a CDS encoding leucine-rich repeat domain-containing protein: protein MNRKLFPIMIGFLFFLSSTISVLANNIIDYEIYADKLKEINIFQGTGEGFELEREPNRIEGLVMFIRLIGKEKEANNGTYSHPFTDVPEWANNYIGWAYENGYTKGISDTQFGSDDLMLAKSYVTLILRALGYEDTLGDFSWNTAISYGNSYGLYDEYDEQLLYSKDFLRSDIAYLSYQTLNTNMKNSNLTLIQYLVNNNVISYSIAKDIGLEVYDNKIVFTDENLEQHIRTLLNNQTKTIEYNDVLNITSLDLSGLNIKNLDGLEYFSNLNKLDVSNNQIDKLESLHNLDKLEYLNIYQNSIKNLDEIRNLELSKIEINGDNDFNDLSLIENNIELIEEVEAGDLKIVTQSLSGSVKIINRTNNPINMNGAILRSVVNNKEFTITNNLVLPGNIIEIIISKEDFFNEQQDAVELLRSSDYIISNFNITPNLIDLIPRSREIIINDPVLRSVIKNSSGLLPDEPIRFMDIVDLQHFSNNNGKIKNLQGLEYFLGLNSIEINYSDIVSLEPIENLINLEKVYIYGNHNLEDITPLSSLTNLAHASLGHNNIIDISPLLELEKLKYVELQGNQSLTNLHLIIDKIEKVVY from the coding sequence ATGAATAGAAAGTTATTTCCTATAATGATAGGTTTTTTGTTTTTTTTATCTAGCACTATTAGTGTACTTGCGAATAACATAATTGATTATGAAATCTATGCTGACAAATTAAAAGAGATTAATATTTTCCAAGGTACAGGAGAGGGATTTGAATTAGAAAGGGAACCAAATCGTATTGAAGGATTAGTTATGTTTATCAGATTAATTGGTAAAGAAAAAGAAGCTAACAATGGAACTTACTCACATCCATTTACCGATGTCCCTGAGTGGGCAAATAATTATATAGGATGGGCTTATGAAAATGGCTATACAAAAGGTATATCAGATACACAGTTTGGTTCAGATGATTTAATGCTAGCAAAGTCTTATGTTACATTGATTTTAAGAGCATTGGGATATGAGGATACATTAGGTGATTTTTCTTGGAATACAGCAATAAGCTATGGAAATTCATACGGTTTATATGATGAATATGATGAACAATTATTATACTCAAAAGATTTTTTAAGAAGTGATATAGCATATTTATCATATCAAACTCTTAATACTAATATGAAAAATTCTAACCTAACACTCATTCAATATTTAGTAAATAATAATGTTATAAGTTATTCTATAGCAAAGGATATAGGCCTAGAAGTATACGATAATAAAATTGTTTTTACTGATGAAAATTTAGAGCAACATATTAGAACATTACTAAATAATCAAACGAAAACTATAGAATATAACGATGTTTTAAACATAACCTCTTTAGATTTAAGTGGTCTTAATATTAAAAATCTTGATGGGCTAGAATATTTTTCTAACCTTAACAAACTAGATGTAAGTAATAATCAAATTGATAAACTGGAGTCCTTACATAATCTAGACAAACTAGAGTATCTAAATATATATCAAAACTCAATAAAGAATCTTGATGAGATAAGGAACTTAGAGCTTTCTAAAATTGAGATTAATGGAGATAACGATTTTAATGACTTAAGTCTTATTGAAAATAATATAGAACTAATAGAAGAAGTTGAAGCAGGTGATCTAAAAATTGTAACTCAAAGCTTATCTGGAAGTGTCAAAATAATTAATAGAACTAATAATCCAATCAATATGAATGGTGCCATATTACGTTCGGTAGTTAATAACAAAGAATTTACAATAACTAATAATTTGGTTTTACCAGGTAATATAATTGAGATAATTATTTCTAAGGAAGATTTCTTTAACGAACAGCAAGATGCAGTTGAGTTACTAAGGTCAAGCGATTACATTATATCAAACTTTAACATTACACCTAACTTAATTGATTTGATACCTAGAAGCAGAGAGATAATAATAAATGACCCCGTACTAAGAAGTGTTATCAAAAATTCAAGTGGATTATTACCTGATGAACCTATTAGATTCATGGATATTGTAGATCTTCAACATTTTTCTAATAATAATGGTAAAATAAAAAATTTACAAGGTCTTGAGTACTTTTTGGGTCTTAATTCAATAGAGATAAACTATTCTGATATCGTTAGTTTAGAGCCTATAGAGAATTTAATTAACTTGGAAAAAGTATATATATACGGAAATCATAATTTAGAAGATATCACTCCGTTATCAAGTTTAACAAATTTAGCACATGCAAGTTTAGGTCATAATAATATTATTGATATTTCACCTTTATTAGAGCTAGAAAAGTTAAAGTACGTAGAATTACAAGGAAATCAATCATTAACTAATTTACATTTAATAATTGATAAGATAGAGAAAGTAGTTTATTAG
- a CDS encoding YebC/PmpR family DNA-binding transcriptional regulator, producing the protein MAGHSKFANIKHRKERQDAKKGKIFTKLGREIAVAVKAGGPDPELNTKLKDVVAKCKANNMPNDTISRSIKKAAGEGDNVSYESIVYEGYGPNGVAVIVECLTDNKNRTAANVRHAFTKGGGNMGTSGCVSFMFDKKGEIIIEKSDGMDEDEMMMLALDAGAEDFEAEEEGYVVITTPEDFGAVSDAINAVDIQPISAEVKMIPQTTTELTSDEDLKKMQKMLDLLEDDDDVQDVWHNWAE; encoded by the coding sequence CGAATATTAAACATAGAAAAGAAAGACAAGATGCTAAAAAGGGAAAGATATTTACTAAATTAGGTAGAGAGATTGCCGTTGCTGTAAAAGCAGGCGGTCCAGATCCAGAGCTTAATACGAAGTTAAAGGATGTTGTTGCAAAGTGTAAAGCTAACAATATGCCTAATGATACAATTTCTCGTAGTATTAAAAAAGCAGCTGGTGAAGGTGATAACGTAAGCTATGAAAGCATTGTTTACGAAGGTTATGGTCCTAATGGTGTCGCTGTTATCGTAGAGTGCCTTACAGATAATAAAAACCGTACAGCAGCGAATGTACGTCACGCCTTTACAAAAGGCGGTGGCAACATGGGAACTTCCGGTTGCGTATCCTTTATGTTTGACAAAAAAGGTGAAATAATCATTGAAAAGTCTGACGGCATGGATGAAGATGAAATGATGATGCTAGCATTAGATGCAGGAGCTGAGGATTTCGAAGCTGAAGAAGAAGGGTATGTAGTGATAACGACACCAGAAGATTTTGGGGCAGTATCTGATGCTATCAATGCGGTAGATATTCAACCTATTTCAGCTGAGGTAAAAATGATTCCTCAAACAACGACTGAATTAACTTCTGATGAAGATCTTAAGAAGATGCAAAAAATGTTAGATTTATTAGAAGATGACGATGATGTCCAAGACGTATGGCATAACTGGGCAGAATAG